The Petrotoga olearia DSM 13574 genome includes a region encoding these proteins:
- a CDS encoding TldD/PmbA family protein, producing MTNVKSVIEKSMKEIKNKGFKGQINVFSTESKNASFSNGKLEQLTEGEKGAVGIKVISPDGRTATASSNIFTEEGIMQAVEKAIEMIKYTEKDDANDISNDEEFTYIDWAFDTDTKDMDLHEVMNLAKELEKKAKSEDERIKFVRGAEYEVALTRIHFGNTNGLYKNALFTNAAGSISLAAIEGEDSSFGFDYQLSQSYRLIDIDRIVKDSVEMAVSGLKSEVLSSGRYDIVMSPFASSMFLGTLITPLSGENVYKGKSFLKDKLGEKVANSSVTLLHDPMNGSAPIIASFDNEGTNTSRFNVIEKGNLKGFLHDIYSAKKLGAKPTGNSFASVESPNPSIGTINLHFIANKTRKDILNVPKALYVTNIMGMHTADPVSGRFSVQISGRLIENGEFVRSFRGMTLAGTLEELLNNLEYIGSDFKYLGPVAGSTMLIRDLSVGGK from the coding sequence ATGACTAATGTAAAATCTGTTATAGAAAAATCCATGAAAGAAATAAAAAATAAAGGTTTTAAAGGACAGATAAATGTGTTTTCCACTGAAAGTAAGAACGCTTCTTTTAGTAATGGAAAGTTAGAACAGTTAACCGAGGGAGAAAAAGGGGCAGTAGGTATAAAAGTTATTTCTCCTGATGGAAGAACAGCCACTGCGTCGTCTAATATTTTTACAGAAGAAGGAATAATGCAAGCGGTTGAAAAAGCAATTGAAATGATTAAATATACAGAAAAAGATGATGCTAACGATATCTCAAATGATGAAGAGTTCACTTACATAGATTGGGCTTTCGATACAGACACAAAGGATATGGATTTACATGAGGTTATGAATTTAGCTAAAGAACTAGAAAAAAAAGCAAAAAGTGAAGATGAAAGGATAAAATTTGTTCGTGGTGCTGAGTACGAAGTTGCTTTAACCAGAATACATTTTGGAAATACAAATGGTCTATACAAAAACGCTTTGTTTACTAATGCTGCGGGTTCTATTAGTTTAGCCGCAATTGAAGGAGAAGATTCGTCATTTGGTTTTGACTATCAATTATCTCAAAGCTACAGGCTTATAGACATAGATCGCATTGTAAAAGATTCTGTAGAAATGGCGGTGTCAGGTTTAAAATCAGAGGTTTTAAGTTCAGGTAGATATGATATTGTCATGAGTCCTTTTGCTTCTAGTATGTTCTTAGGGACATTGATAACGCCTCTATCTGGGGAAAATGTTTACAAAGGCAAATCTTTTTTGAAAGATAAATTAGGTGAAAAAGTAGCCAATTCATCTGTTACCTTGTTACATGATCCTATGAATGGTTCCGCACCAATCATAGCCTCATTTGACAACGAAGGAACTAATACCTCAAGGTTCAACGTTATAGAAAAAGGGAATTTAAAAGGATTTTTACATGATATATATTCTGCAAAAAAGTTAGGTGCAAAACCAACTGGTAACAGTTTCGCCTCGGTAGAGTCTCCAAATCCTTCCATTGGAACGATAAACCTCCATTTTATCGCTAACAAGACAAGAAAAGATATTTTGAATGTTCCGAAGGCTCTATATGTTACCAACATAATGGGTATGCATACCGCCGATCCGGTTTCCGGAAGATTCTCCGTTCAAATAAGTGGAAGATTAATTGAAAACGGAGAGTTTGTGAGAAGTTTCAGAGGAATGACGTTAGCTGGAACGTTGGAAGAGTTGTTGAATAATTTAGAATATATAGGTTCTGATTTCAAGTATCTGGGTCCGGTGGCTGGTTCTACTATGCTGATAAGAGATTTAAGCGTAGGCGGTAAATAA
- the ord gene encoding 2,4-diaminopentanoate dehydrogenase, producing the protein MYKVAIWGFGAMGSGIAKNILSKKNLKLVGVHDLRKEYIQKDVGELLGLGKIGIKVYSDPITMVKETDPDLVVIATNSFISVVKDQIISILKENKNVITIAEEMAFPFSQDPQAANEIDKAAKNHNVSVLGTGVNPGFVLDTLIITLTGACLNVQRIKAARINDLSPFGPTVMETQGVGTTPEEFEQGIKSGKIVGHIGFEQSIHMIAKALGWEIDRIEQKREPIISNVLRETKYVKVQPGMVAGCNHTAKAFYKNELLIELEHPQQVLPELENVQTGDYIAIHGDPDISMAINPEIPGGKGTIAIATNMIPSVAEARSGLLTMADLPIPRALLAELR; encoded by the coding sequence TTGTATAAAGTAGCTATTTGGGGTTTTGGAGCAATGGGTAGTGGAATAGCAAAAAATATATTAAGTAAGAAAAATCTAAAATTGGTTGGTGTCCACGATCTTAGGAAGGAATATATCCAAAAAGATGTGGGAGAGCTGTTGGGATTAGGAAAAATTGGAATAAAGGTTTACAGTGACCCTATTACAATGGTTAAGGAAACGGACCCAGATCTTGTTGTAATTGCTACCAACTCTTTTATCTCGGTGGTGAAGGATCAAATCATTTCTATCTTGAAAGAAAATAAAAATGTAATTACCATTGCTGAAGAAATGGCTTTTCCTTTTTCACAGGATCCACAAGCGGCAAATGAAATTGACAAGGCTGCTAAAAATCATAATGTATCGGTTTTAGGAACAGGAGTAAATCCAGGATTTGTTCTTGATACACTAATTATAACGTTGACAGGAGCATGTTTGAATGTTCAGAGGATTAAGGCTGCTAGGATTAATGATCTTTCTCCTTTTGGACCAACCGTTATGGAAACACAGGGTGTTGGAACAACACCTGAAGAATTTGAACAAGGAATAAAGAGTGGAAAGATAGTAGGCCATATAGGGTTTGAGCAGTCAATACATATGATCGCCAAGGCTTTAGGATGGGAAATTGATCGTATCGAGCAAAAAAGAGAACCTATAATTTCTAACGTTTTGAGGGAAACTAAGTACGTTAAGGTTCAACCGGGAATGGTAGCAGGGTGTAATCATACCGCAAAGGCTTTTTACAAAAACGAACTGTTGATAGAACTTGAACATCCTCAGCAAGTACTTCCTGAATTAGAAAACGTTCAAACAGGAGATTATATAGCAATTCATGGGGATCCTGATATCTCAATGGCTATAAATCCTGAAATACCAGGGGGCAAAGGTACCATTGCTATAGCTACAAATATGATTCCATCAGTAGCTGAAGCTCGTTCCGGTTTGTTGACTATGGCGGATTTACCAATACCTAGGGCTTTGCTTGCAGAACTTCGTTGA
- the ortA gene encoding 2-amino-4-oxopentanoate thiolase subunit OrtA has translation MEIKKGDWVQIHYIALNPEERVSHLPEDTKKVPFEVRIKGFLEDEKAEIGDIVTIKTPIGRIVKGKLEKVNPRYEHNFGEPIPELLKVNKDKLPLSRDRGEKPLS, from the coding sequence ATGGAGATAAAAAAAGGCGACTGGGTTCAAATTCATTACATTGCTTTAAATCCTGAAGAAAGAGTTTCACATTTGCCGGAAGATACCAAAAAAGTACCGTTTGAAGTTAGAATAAAAGGATTTTTAGAAGATGAAAAGGCTGAAATAGGCGATATCGTAACCATTAAAACCCCTATTGGAAGAATAGTTAAAGGAAAATTGGAAAAAGTTAATCCTAGATATGAGCATAACTTTGGAGAACCTATTCCCGAATTATTAAAAGTTAACAAGGATAAACTGCCTCTGTCTAGAGACAGAGGCGAAAAGCCTCTGAGTTAA
- the ortB gene encoding 2-amino-4-oxopentanoate thiolase subunit OrtB — translation MDKSYKAVMERQIEIIKKSVGLDYNRFEIEGISFDYEKMMNESGFSIEEIERIQKETGVGNTPLVELKNINNLIKKLSDKGKGARIFVKDEQTNPSGSFKDRRASISVYMAKKLGYEGVIAATSGNYGAAVASQAAKRGLKSIIIQECFDSRGVGQPEILEKERSCAAYGSEVVQVSVGPELFYYTLLLLEETGFFNASLYSPFGIAGIETLGMEIANQTKEFTGKFPDVVVSTHAGGGLTTGTARGLKKAGAFSTKVIGASVDLRGLHMASDKDFNRKSFTTGHTGFGIPFAVFPDRSDVPRNAARVLRYMDRYVLVTQGEVFYMTELLAKLEGLQRGPAGNTSLVAAFALAREMNEDEIIVVNETEYTGAGKLPSAQLTFAKENGIQVILGDPIKDDIPGERIVIPEDPSQIDYIEIPMSQLKESYINQLIKRLGKTDFTQKEIQFISEEIREDEDSVINLIKKVKEETL, via the coding sequence ATGGATAAATCGTACAAAGCTGTAATGGAAAGACAGATAGAAATCATCAAAAAGTCTGTAGGACTTGATTACAATAGGTTTGAAATAGAAGGAATCTCATTTGATTATGAAAAAATGATGAATGAGTCGGGATTTTCAATTGAAGAAATTGAAAGGATTCAAAAAGAAACAGGTGTTGGGAACACTCCCCTTGTTGAATTAAAAAATATAAACAATTTGATTAAAAAATTGTCTGATAAAGGAAAAGGTGCAAGGATCTTTGTTAAAGATGAACAAACCAACCCATCCGGTTCTTTTAAAGATAGAAGGGCTTCTATAAGCGTATATATGGCAAAAAAATTAGGGTATGAAGGAGTTATTGCAGCAACAAGCGGTAATTATGGTGCCGCGGTAGCTTCTCAAGCCGCTAAAAGAGGATTAAAATCTATTATAATTCAAGAATGTTTTGATTCCCGAGGCGTTGGTCAGCCTGAAATCTTAGAAAAAGAAAGATCGTGTGCTGCTTATGGAAGCGAAGTTGTCCAAGTAAGTGTAGGGCCTGAATTGTTTTATTATACTCTTCTTCTTCTTGAAGAAACCGGATTTTTTAACGCATCGCTTTACTCACCTTTTGGTATTGCGGGAATAGAAACGTTAGGTATGGAGATAGCGAATCAAACCAAAGAATTCACAGGGAAATTTCCCGATGTCGTTGTTAGTACCCATGCTGGAGGAGGTTTAACAACTGGAACCGCTAGAGGATTAAAAAAAGCTGGGGCATTTTCAACTAAGGTTATTGGTGCAAGTGTTGATTTAAGAGGTTTACATATGGCTTCCGATAAAGATTTCAATAGAAAATCTTTCACTACAGGACACACTGGATTCGGGATTCCATTTGCGGTTTTTCCTGACCGATCCGATGTTCCAAGAAATGCCGCAAGGGTTCTGAGGTATATGGACAGGTATGTTCTTGTAACTCAAGGGGAAGTATTCTATATGACTGAATTACTTGCAAAACTCGAAGGGCTACAAAGAGGACCAGCTGGCAATACTTCGTTGGTTGCAGCCTTTGCTTTGGCAAGGGAAATGAATGAGGATGAAATAATAGTTGTAAACGAAACAGAATACACAGGAGCTGGAAAGTTACCAAGTGCTCAACTCACTTTTGCCAAAGAAAATGGGATTCAAGTAATATTGGGCGATCCAATAAAAGATGACATACCAGGGGAAAGAATTGTGATACCTGAAGATCCTTCACAAATAGACTACATTGAAATTCCAATGTCTCAATTGAAAGAATCGTATATAAACCAACTTATAAAAAGACTTGGAAAAACTGATTTTACTCAAAAAGAAATTCAATTCATATCAGAAGAAATAAGAGAAGATGAGGATTCGGTAATAAACTTGATTAAAAAGGTAAAGGAGGAGACTTTATGA
- a CDS encoding ornithine aminomutase subunit alpha — MKERADDFQERSKKLQNMNDEELDNYFWELVEKVVDPLVNLAETHTSPSIERSVLLRMGFNSLQAKALVDKIEEENLLSKGAGNVVYKIAKQKNIGIMQAGDALLKGELWDDVEKIFRGGDTSGTSTK, encoded by the coding sequence ATGAAAGAAAGAGCTGATGACTTTCAGGAAAGGTCAAAGAAGCTTCAAAATATGAATGATGAGGAATTAGACAATTATTTTTGGGAATTAGTTGAAAAGGTAGTAGACCCTTTGGTAAATCTTGCAGAAACACATACCTCTCCTTCTATAGAAAGGTCTGTATTGTTGAGAATGGGGTTTAATTCTCTTCAGGCAAAAGCGCTGGTTGATAAGATTGAAGAAGAAAATTTATTGTCAAAAGGAGCGGGGAATGTGGTCTACAAAATCGCAAAACAAAAAAATATAGGAATAATGCAAGCTGGCGATGCACTACTAAAAGGGGAACTTTGGGATGATGTAGAGAAGATCTTTAGAGGTGGTGATACAAGTGGAACTTCAACCAAATGA
- the oraE gene encoding D-ornithine 4,5-aminomutase subunit OraE, whose protein sequence is MELQPNEKINIEEILSDLEHYIPRRKGWTWRKKLPEGTKKSDFNYYEISEDLKNSLPLPAAHYFDNLDPQPDTVITSEIASGRFEEDIRRMRMAAWHGADHIMVIRTLGQSHIDGLIEGTPEGIGGIPITRKQLRATRKALDLIEDEVGRPINFHSYVSGVAGPEIAVLFSEEGVNGAHQDPQYNILYRGINPIRSFVDAAVAKKVMAWANILQIDGAHNANASAKKARNVMPELLVQHAINSLFSLKVGMKKENIALSTVPPVVSPSPEFRINLVYAVTLRELFKGYKFRAQMNTRYIESDLFDATRIHVLNTLISRLTSADIQSTITPDEGRNVPWHVNSIRGVETAKHTLISADNIKQYLKIDEEKIRKEVRELKMRAILMLEEIIEMGGYFEALENGMFVDNGYYPERAGDGIVRKKNGEIAAGSVVPRDKDYMAPVCEHFGYNVLPKGLEKPCDLIGGCTLHNREKIQFIDELDESDNVEKRLRDIKEYKENNLIKPEVEWSYDGWIQLDMTIPESEEYAKAAAVEICKKMGLEDIHVIHSAVLHPSEGTYLELKAKVPFFVKKDELELPKKNEVMSDEELFDFFSKHKVKVVAGTIGNDEHNIGIREILDIKHGGIEKYGINYVYLGTSVPPEKIIDSAIEVGAQAVLASMIITHNDVHVENMKKLHEIAVEKGVRDKLLLIVGGTQITNDLAINSYMDAGFGRGTKGNHVATFLAKKLKEREHSK, encoded by the coding sequence GTGGAACTTCAACCAAATGAAAAGATCAACATAGAAGAAATTTTAAGTGATTTGGAACATTATATCCCCAGAAGAAAGGGATGGACTTGGAGAAAAAAATTACCTGAAGGAACCAAAAAAAGCGATTTTAATTACTATGAGATAAGTGAGGATCTGAAAAACTCACTCCCTCTTCCCGCAGCTCATTACTTTGATAACCTAGACCCACAGCCAGACACGGTGATAACATCCGAAATCGCTTCAGGAAGATTTGAGGAAGATATTAGAAGAATGCGAATGGCTGCGTGGCATGGAGCAGACCATATAATGGTCATAAGAACACTCGGCCAAAGCCACATAGACGGTCTTATAGAAGGAACTCCTGAAGGTATTGGTGGGATACCAATAACGAGAAAACAGTTGAGGGCAACTAGAAAAGCACTTGATTTAATTGAAGACGAGGTTGGTAGGCCCATAAACTTTCACAGTTATGTTTCAGGTGTAGCTGGCCCTGAAATAGCTGTGTTATTTTCTGAAGAGGGGGTTAATGGAGCTCACCAAGATCCACAGTACAATATTTTGTACAGAGGTATTAATCCAATTAGATCTTTTGTGGATGCTGCCGTTGCTAAAAAAGTAATGGCTTGGGCGAATATACTTCAAATTGATGGTGCCCATAACGCCAACGCTTCAGCTAAAAAAGCCAGAAACGTTATGCCTGAACTTTTGGTCCAACATGCTATAAACTCTCTATTTTCATTAAAAGTAGGCATGAAAAAAGAAAATATCGCTCTATCAACCGTTCCACCTGTAGTTTCACCTTCTCCTGAGTTCAGAATCAACTTAGTCTATGCCGTTACATTGAGAGAACTATTTAAAGGTTACAAGTTCAGGGCTCAAATGAACACAAGGTACATTGAATCCGATTTATTCGATGCAACGAGAATACACGTTTTAAACACTCTCATTTCTCGGTTGACTTCCGCAGACATTCAATCAACTATTACTCCCGATGAAGGAAGAAATGTGCCTTGGCACGTTAACTCTATAAGAGGTGTAGAAACAGCTAAACATACATTGATATCAGCAGATAATATTAAACAATACCTCAAAATTGATGAAGAAAAAATTAGAAAAGAAGTAAGAGAATTGAAGATGCGAGCTATATTGATGCTTGAAGAAATAATAGAAATGGGTGGATATTTTGAAGCCTTGGAAAATGGTATGTTTGTAGATAACGGATACTATCCTGAAAGAGCAGGAGACGGAATAGTTAGAAAAAAGAACGGAGAAATAGCAGCAGGCTCAGTGGTACCAAGGGATAAAGATTATATGGCTCCTGTCTGTGAACATTTTGGATACAACGTCTTACCTAAAGGATTAGAAAAACCTTGCGATTTAATCGGTGGTTGTACCTTACATAACAGAGAAAAGATTCAATTTATTGATGAGTTAGATGAGAGTGATAACGTTGAAAAAAGATTACGAGATATAAAAGAATACAAAGAAAATAATCTCATAAAGCCAGAAGTTGAATGGAGTTACGATGGTTGGATACAACTTGACATGACAATCCCTGAATCTGAAGAGTACGCAAAAGCAGCAGCGGTTGAAATATGTAAAAAAATGGGATTAGAAGATATTCATGTTATTCATTCAGCCGTTTTACATCCATCAGAGGGGACTTATCTTGAATTGAAGGCAAAAGTACCTTTTTTTGTTAAAAAGGATGAATTAGAACTCCCAAAAAAGAATGAAGTGATGAGTGATGAAGAACTTTTTGACTTTTTTAGTAAACACAAGGTCAAAGTAGTAGCCGGAACGATAGGTAACGATGAACACAACATAGGTATCAGAGAAATACTAGATATAAAACATGGAGGAATAGAGAAATACGGAATAAACTATGTTTATCTAGGAACTTCTGTGCCACCAGAAAAAATCATAGATAGTGCGATAGAAGTGGGAGCCCAGGCGGTTTTAGCTTCTATGATTATTACTCATAACGATGTCCATGTCGAAAATATGAAAAAGCTACATGAAATTGCTGTAGAAAAAGGAGTTAGAGATAAATTATTACTCATCGTTGGAGGAACTCAGATAACCAATGATTTGGCGATAAATAGTTACATGGACGCTGGCTTTGGAAGAGGAACCAAGGGAAATCACGTTGCTACATTTTTGGCTAAGAAGTTAAAAGAAAGAGAGCATAGCAAATAA
- the dnaN gene encoding DNA polymerase III subunit beta: MSFEIDTRVLKNAVQLTSNAVSRKTVNPILKGIKLTVEEDVLHIYATDLQTGFHKWLKVKDNDEDFSTVVEQTIFLEILSNLTSDIITITLDGVLKISGGNSVFRLPTMDPDEFPSLAFDVTGNSITLDRKIITNMIDKVIFCALKDSSSLSRSLNAVYWDFRQGGFLNLVATDSYRLALSESKLEDDNILSPFLLSLKSMDELKTILSSAKMENIRVVQSGSQILFDFEEDNNQLIFNVIDAEFPNYLGIIPQSFITKIRAKTSEFLAIMKRMSITAGSEEYTLLNIEDGRIQFYASSPDVGEAKESIDVEQEGKNIEIAYSPRYFREALERIETVEFEFDISDEEKPTILKPLEDNSYMFIIMPKRKS, encoded by the coding sequence ATGTCGTTTGAAATAGATACAAGGGTTTTAAAAAATGCTGTTCAATTAACCAGCAACGCTGTTTCAAGAAAAACAGTTAACCCTATTTTGAAAGGAATAAAATTAACTGTAGAAGAAGACGTGTTACATATTTATGCCACAGATTTACAGACTGGTTTTCACAAATGGTTGAAGGTTAAAGACAACGATGAAGATTTTTCTACAGTGGTGGAACAGACAATTTTTTTGGAAATACTATCAAATCTCACTTCTGACATAATTACGATCACTTTGGATGGAGTTTTGAAAATTTCAGGTGGAAATTCTGTATTTCGATTACCTACGATGGATCCTGATGAATTTCCTTCCTTGGCCTTCGACGTTACAGGGAACTCTATTACATTGGATAGAAAAATTATTACTAATATGATCGATAAGGTGATTTTTTGCGCTTTAAAAGATTCTTCTTCTCTTTCGCGCAGTTTAAATGCCGTTTACTGGGACTTTAGGCAGGGAGGGTTTTTGAATTTAGTTGCCACGGATTCATATAGATTAGCCCTTTCTGAAAGTAAGTTGGAAGATGATAATATTCTTTCACCATTTCTATTATCCCTAAAAAGTATGGATGAATTAAAAACGATACTCTCTTCCGCAAAAATGGAGAATATAAGAGTAGTCCAAAGTGGTTCTCAAATTCTTTTTGATTTTGAAGAAGATAATAACCAGTTGATTTTTAACGTTATAGACGCAGAGTTTCCTAATTATTTGGGTATAATTCCCCAGAGTTTTATAACAAAGATCAGGGCTAAGACCTCGGAATTTTTGGCTATTATGAAAAGGATGTCTATAACAGCCGGAAGTGAGGAATATACTTTATTAAATATTGAAGATGGAAGAATCCAGTTTTATGCAAGTTCTCCGGATGTTGGTGAAGCAAAAGAATCGATAGATGTCGAGCAAGAAGGCAAAAATATTGAGATCGCCTATTCCCCAAGATATTTCAGGGAGGCATTAGAAAGAATAGAGACTGTGGAATTTGAGTTTGATATATCCGACGAGGAAAAACCTACCATTTTAAAGCCTTTAGAGGACAACAGTTACATGTTCATAATAATGCCAAAGAGGAAAAGTTGA
- the ispF gene encoding 2-C-methyl-D-erythritol 2,4-cyclodiphosphate synthase produces the protein MLKIGFGYDVHPFVENRRLVLGGVVINHPKGYGLAGHSDGDVFFHAIIDSLLGMCGLGSIGEYFPESKEFENISSSILLEKTIDLIKKRYIVKINNIDTVIISNSVNISSISGQIKNNTSRILNLEVSRINLKGKSGNGLGVGGNDQGIEVYCTALGEVGEI, from the coding sequence ATGTTAAAAATTGGTTTTGGTTACGATGTTCATCCTTTTGTTGAAAATAGAAGATTGGTATTGGGTGGAGTCGTTATAAATCATCCTAAAGGTTATGGATTGGCAGGTCATTCGGATGGAGACGTGTTTTTTCATGCAATAATTGATAGTTTATTAGGGATGTGCGGTTTGGGGTCAATAGGGGAGTACTTTCCTGAAAGTAAAGAGTTTGAAAATATTAGTAGCTCAATCTTATTAGAAAAGACTATAGATTTGATTAAAAAAAGATATATTGTTAAGATAAATAATATTGATACGGTAATCATATCTAATAGTGTAAATATCAGTTCAATATCAGGTCAAATAAAAAATAACACCTCGCGTATCTTAAATTTAGAAGTGAGTCGAATAAACTTAAAAGGGAAAAGTGGTAATGGGCTGGGGGTTGGAGGAAATGATCAAGGTATAGAAGTTTATTGTACAGCCTTAGGTGAGGTAGGTGAAATATAA
- the nfi gene encoding endonuclease V: MKYKLVHSFDMSPKDMIKIQKQLAKEVKLSHFSDVPNLVCGVDLSFQKDEGLAVIVTMNFKKLSVIDVTYAVDRVTLPYIPGLLAFRELPIFLKAWEKLQIEPDIVFFDGQGYAHPRRMGIATHASFFIEKPTIGIAKSKLIGEYEEPGKKKGEFTFLYHKDEKIGIVLRTRDNVKPVFVSPGNLVDFNNALDFTYHFSTKYKIPEITRKAHLYTQSLKQR, encoded by the coding sequence GTGAAATATAAACTCGTTCATAGCTTCGATATGTCTCCCAAAGATATGATCAAAATACAGAAACAGTTAGCTAAAGAGGTTAAATTAAGCCATTTTTCTGATGTACCAAACTTAGTATGTGGTGTTGATCTTTCCTTTCAAAAAGACGAAGGATTAGCTGTGATCGTTACTATGAATTTTAAAAAATTATCGGTGATCGATGTAACATATGCCGTGGATAGGGTTACCTTACCTTATATTCCCGGTCTTCTAGCTTTTAGAGAGCTTCCCATCTTTTTAAAAGCTTGGGAAAAACTTCAAATTGAACCTGATATAGTTTTTTTTGATGGTCAAGGCTATGCCCATCCTAGAAGGATGGGCATAGCTACACACGCATCTTTTTTTATTGAAAAACCTACTATAGGAATCGCTAAATCTAAATTAATTGGTGAATACGAAGAGCCGGGAAAGAAAAAGGGTGAATTTACATTTCTGTACCATAAAGATGAGAAAATAGGAATAGTGTTGAGAACAAGAGATAATGTAAAACCTGTATTCGTATCTCCCGGCAACTTGGTGGATTTCAATAACGCTTTAGATTTCACTTATCATTTTTCCACGAAGTATAAAATTCCTGAGATAACTCGAAAGGCACACTTATACACTCAAAGTTTAAAACAGAGGTGA